From Blattabacterium cuenoti, a single genomic window includes:
- the rnr gene encoding ribonuclease R has protein sequence MKKEKKIKKKHYNNLSTGLINITHHGYAFVHIDEFQNDIFIPKNKTNRALKGDLVKIRFYCNRKGIKMKGEVLEIIKRKTKKFIGVLKLNVRYNDKYGIVSNNNIHVDILVPIQKLKKYHNNDKVLVQIVSWPKKFQNPLGKIVKVFGVSGEYKTEIFSLLEEYGISYEFSKKMENEAKQIFSKSILDINFRKDMRNVNTFTIDPLDAKDFDDALSIRKLNDDTWEIGVHISDVSYYIKEGSLLDQEAYLRATSIYFVGKVIPMLPKILSNDLCSLQPKKDKLSFSYIFHMNSQGKILKNWFGKTIIRSNRKFTYDEVQYIIEQKKGDYYEDIYTLFLFSKILIQNRLKNGSIYLDKMEVKFDLDQKNNPISLHLEKNNDAHRLIEEFMLLTNRKISEFVSLNFNEKPSNKLYIYRVHEKPDFQKIFFLKKIIEPLGYFLDLKNLKTSINHLLKEIKGKPEQNMIENLILRTMSKAKYSTKNIGHYGLSFIYYTHFTSPIRRYSDIIAHRLLYHYLTNNKEYKLNTTDFYEKQSLHCSSKERLAIDVERTFLKYIQVKYIKKFIGEEFYGVITGFTDWSVYIDLLLFQTEGMIRLRDIKEDSYVLNSNSYSIIGKKKRKVYRLGDKIKVKLIDVNIEKKQIGLHWMNNV, from the coding sequence ATGAAAAAAGAAAAAAAAATAAAAAAAAAACATTATAATAATTTATCTACAGGATTGATTAACATTACTCATCATGGATATGCATTTGTTCATATTGACGAATTTCAAAATGATATTTTTATACCTAAAAATAAAACTAATCGAGCTTTAAAAGGAGATTTAGTAAAAATTAGATTTTATTGTAACCGTAAAGGAATCAAAATGAAAGGAGAAGTATTAGAAATAATAAAAAGAAAAACTAAAAAATTTATTGGGGTATTAAAATTAAACGTTCGATATAATGATAAATATGGAATAGTAAGTAATAATAATATTCATGTAGATATTTTAGTTCCCATACAAAAATTGAAAAAATATCATAACAATGATAAAGTACTGGTTCAAATCGTATCATGGCCTAAAAAATTTCAAAACCCTTTGGGTAAAATTGTTAAAGTATTTGGAGTTTCTGGTGAATATAAAACGGAAATTTTTTCTTTATTAGAAGAATATGGAATATCCTATGAATTTTCAAAAAAAATGGAAAATGAAGCTAAACAAATTTTTTCCAAATCAATTTTGGATATAAATTTCAGAAAAGACATGCGAAATGTCAATACTTTTACTATAGATCCCTTAGATGCAAAAGATTTTGATGATGCTCTTTCGATTAGAAAATTGAATGATGATACTTGGGAAATAGGAGTGCATATATCTGATGTTTCCTATTATATAAAAGAAGGAAGTTTATTAGATCAAGAAGCATATTTACGTGCTACATCTATTTATTTTGTAGGTAAGGTAATTCCTATGCTTCCTAAAATATTGTCGAATGATCTTTGTTCTTTGCAACCAAAAAAAGATAAATTGAGCTTTTCCTATATTTTTCATATGAATAGTCAAGGAAAAATATTGAAAAATTGGTTTGGAAAAACCATAATACGATCTAACAGAAAATTCACATATGATGAAGTTCAATATATTATCGAACAAAAAAAAGGAGATTATTATGAAGATATTTATACATTATTTTTATTTTCTAAAATTTTAATTCAAAATCGATTAAAAAATGGATCAATTTATCTAGATAAAATGGAAGTCAAATTTGATTTAGATCAAAAAAATAATCCAATATCTCTACATTTAGAAAAAAACAATGACGCTCATCGTTTAATTGAAGAATTTATGTTATTAACTAATCGTAAAATTTCAGAATTTGTTAGTCTAAATTTTAATGAAAAACCCTCTAATAAACTCTATATTTATAGAGTACACGAAAAACCTGATTTTCAGAAAATTTTTTTTCTAAAAAAAATAATAGAACCTTTAGGTTATTTTTTAGATTTAAAAAATTTAAAAACCTCTATTAATCATTTATTAAAAGAGATTAAAGGAAAACCAGAACAAAATATGATTGAAAATTTAATTCTTCGTACTATGAGTAAAGCCAAATATTCCACAAAAAATATAGGACATTACGGATTATCTTTCATATATTATACTCATTTTACATCTCCTATAAGGAGATATTCAGATATAATAGCTCATCGTTTATTATATCATTATTTAACAAATAATAAAGAATATAAACTTAACACTACAGATTTTTATGAAAAACAATCTTTACATTGTAGTAGTAAAGAACGTTTAGCTATAGATGTAGAAAGAACATTTCTAAAATATATACAAGTTAAATATATAAAAAAATTTATAGGAGAAGAATTTTATGGAGTGATTACGGGTTTTACTGATTGGAGTGTTTATATTGATTTATTATTATTTCAAACTGAAGGTATGATAAGATTACGTGATATAAAAGAAGACTCTTACGTTCTAAATTCAAATAGCTATAGTATAATCGGAAAGAAAAAAAGAAAAGTTTATCGTTTAGGTGATAAAATAAAAGTAAAACTTATAGATGTTAATATAGAAAAAAAGCAAATAGGTCTTCATTGGATGAACAATGTATAA
- the glmS gene encoding glutamine--fructose-6-phosphate transaminase (isomerizing), translated as MCGIIAYLGYREAYPILINGLKKLEYRGYDSSGVAVFYKNGYNLYKTKGRVFELEKKISSYKRQIKGTMGIGHTRWATHGIPDDINAHPHVSNSNELIIIHNGIIENYYAIKIILLKNGFTFKSKTDTEVLVNLIEYIKKENKLSLEEAVRISLNEIVGAYSIAVAEKSHPETIIVAKLGSPLSLGINKKEFFVASDPISFIDHTKNVLYLKDGEMAILKKGKKLDLDLRKIRDNHRLNPIIKKLKINLKEIEKGKYKYFMLKEIYEQPKTILDTLRGRLLIPEKIICIDGIESHKDIFINAKCITIVACGTSWHASLIGEYLLEELARIPVEVEYASEFRYRNPIVGKKDVIIVISQSGETADTLAALKLAKKKGAFVFGICNVVGSSIARNVDAGAYTHAGPEIGVASTKAFTAQITVLVLLALIIGKHKSTINDYHYQFLCKELGSIPEKVDFTLKMDNTIKKISQKYHDVNNFLYLGRGINFPVALEGALKLKEISYIHAEGYPAAEMKHGPIALVDENMPVVIIATKKGCYDKIIGNIQEIKARKGKVIAIINEGDIQVNLLADHVIKIPNISEILSPLVTVIPLQLLAYQIAHIRGENVDQPRNLAKSVTVE; from the coding sequence ATGTGTGGTATAATTGCTTATTTGGGTTATAGAGAAGCTTATCCTATTCTCATTAATGGATTAAAAAAATTAGAATACAGAGGATACGATAGTTCTGGAGTCGCCGTTTTTTATAAAAATGGATACAATTTATATAAGACCAAAGGAAGAGTTTTTGAATTAGAAAAAAAAATTTCTTCTTATAAAAGACAAATAAAAGGAACAATGGGGATAGGTCATACAAGATGGGCTACTCATGGGATTCCAGATGATATTAATGCTCATCCTCATGTTTCTAATTCAAATGAACTTATTATAATTCATAATGGGATTATAGAAAATTATTATGCGATTAAAATTATTTTATTAAAAAATGGATTTACTTTTAAAAGTAAAACAGATACAGAAGTTTTAGTTAATTTAATTGAATATATTAAAAAAGAAAATAAATTATCTTTAGAAGAAGCTGTAAGAATTTCATTAAATGAAATTGTAGGAGCTTATTCTATTGCTGTAGCAGAAAAGTCTCATCCTGAAACAATTATTGTTGCTAAATTAGGTAGTCCTTTATCTTTAGGAATAAATAAAAAAGAATTTTTTGTTGCATCTGATCCTATTTCTTTTATAGATCATACTAAAAATGTTCTTTATTTAAAAGATGGAGAAATGGCAATCCTTAAAAAAGGTAAAAAATTAGATCTAGATCTTAGAAAAATTAGAGATAATCATAGATTAAATCCAATTATTAAAAAACTTAAAATCAATCTAAAAGAAATTGAAAAAGGAAAATACAAATATTTTATGTTGAAAGAAATATATGAACAACCCAAAACAATTTTAGATACTTTAAGAGGTAGATTATTAATTCCAGAAAAAATTATTTGTATTGATGGGATTGAATCTCATAAAGATATTTTTATAAATGCTAAATGTATAACTATAGTAGCATGTGGAACTTCTTGGCATGCTAGTTTAATTGGAGAATATTTATTAGAAGAACTTGCTCGTATTCCGGTAGAAGTGGAATATGCTTCTGAATTCCGATATCGAAATCCTATTGTAGGAAAAAAAGATGTCATCATTGTGATTTCCCAATCAGGAGAAACTGCTGATACTTTAGCCGCTTTAAAACTAGCAAAAAAGAAAGGAGCTTTTGTGTTTGGAATTTGCAATGTTGTTGGATCATCAATTGCACGAAATGTAGATGCAGGAGCTTATACACATGCAGGTCCTGAAATTGGAGTTGCATCTACAAAAGCATTTACTGCACAAATTACAGTGCTCGTTTTATTAGCTTTAATCATAGGAAAACACAAATCTACAATCAATGATTATCATTATCAATTTTTATGTAAAGAACTAGGATCAATTCCAGAAAAAGTTGATTTTACTTTAAAAATGGATAATACAATCAAAAAAATATCTCAAAAATATCATGATGTTAACAATTTTCTTTATTTAGGTAGAGGAATTAATTTTCCCGTTGCTTTAGAAGGAGCTTTAAAATTAAAAGAGATATCTTATATTCATGCAGAAGGTTATCCTGCTGCAGAAATGAAACATGGACCTATAGCTTTGGTTGATGAAAATATGCCTGTAGTGATTATTGCTACGAAAAAAGGATGTTATGATAAAATTATTGGAAATATTCAAGAAATAAAAGCTAGAAAAGGAAAAGTGATAGCTATAATTAATGAAGGAGATATTCAAGTTAATCTTTTGGCAGATCACGTGATAAAAATACCAAATATTTCTGAAATACTTAGTCCGTTAGTAACGGTTATTCCTCTCCAATTATTAGCTTATCAAATCGCTCATATACGTGGAGAAAATGTTGATCAACCAAGAAATTTAGCAAAATCAGTCACAGTAGAATAA
- the folB gene encoding dihydroneopterin aldolase has protein sequence MLENIKLFGFHGCMPEEKYIGSHYTINIEIEFDFYQASINDDLSKTINYVDLYDIVKKEMNINSKLIEHLARRIIQKIKDYKRPLVKYTKIKICKENPPLQGNVERVCVVLEGD, from the coding sequence ATGTTAGAAAATATTAAATTATTTGGATTTCATGGATGTATGCCAGAAGAAAAATATATTGGATCTCATTATACGATTAATATAGAAATTGAATTTGATTTTTATCAAGCGTCTATTAATGATGATTTGTCCAAAACTATTAATTATGTAGATTTGTATGACATTGTCAAAAAAGAAATGAATATCAATTCTAAATTAATTGAACATTTAGCTCGAAGAATCATTCAAAAAATAAAAGACTATAAAAGACCTTTAGTAAAATATACAAAAATTAAAATTTGTAAGGAAAATCCTCCGTTACAAGGAAATGTAGAGAGAGTTTGTGTTGTTTTAGAGGGTGATTAA
- a CDS encoding phosphoglycerate kinase, translating into MMKEIKTVDDFNFKNQTALIRVDFNVPVIISNQSYKIVDHTRILKSIPTIQKILSEKGKIVIISHFGRPKGIPSKTYSLKFLTDYLSQQLKITVHFFEDCIGETVIEKVNELKNGEIILLENLRFYKEEETEDENFAFELSKLGNIYVNDAFGVVHRCHTSITILPKFFGKKKCIGFLMKKEIQYLDQFLCGKGKRPITVILGGAKIDSKIGIIENIIDFSDYILIGGGMSYPFIKIKGGIIGDSIIEKNKRIEKTLKKIFHKYQNIMNIIHLPKDVIIADSFKNEANTKIVSIDSIPNGWMGLDIGPYSIKNFCRIIKKSKTILWNGPVGVFEFPNFSLGTKSIAKAIANATEKGAFSIIGGGDSIASLKMENCEKKISYLSTGGGAMLDSLKNKILPGIKAIME; encoded by the coding sequence ATGATGAAGGAAATAAAAACGGTTGATGACTTTAATTTCAAAAATCAAACGGCTCTAATAAGAGTTGATTTTAACGTTCCTGTAATTATTTCAAATCAATCTTACAAAATAGTAGATCACACACGTATTTTGAAAAGTATTCCTACTATTCAAAAAATCCTTTCTGAAAAAGGAAAAATTGTTATCATTTCTCATTTTGGAAGACCAAAAGGAATTCCTTCTAAAACTTATTCTTTAAAATTTTTAACAGATTACTTATCCCAACAATTAAAAATTACCGTTCATTTTTTTGAAGATTGTATAGGAGAAACTGTTATCGAAAAAGTTAATGAATTAAAAAATGGAGAAATCATACTATTGGAAAATTTACGTTTTTACAAAGAAGAAGAAACAGAAGATGAAAATTTTGCTTTTGAATTATCAAAATTAGGAAATATTTATGTTAACGATGCATTTGGAGTTGTCCATCGTTGTCATACTTCCATTACTATTCTTCCAAAGTTTTTTGGTAAAAAAAAATGTATTGGTTTTCTTATGAAAAAAGAAATCCAATATTTGGATCAATTTTTATGTGGAAAAGGAAAAAGACCTATTACCGTTATATTAGGAGGAGCAAAAATTGATTCCAAGATTGGAATTATTGAAAATATCATTGATTTTTCAGATTATATTTTGATAGGAGGCGGAATGTCTTATCCTTTCATTAAAATAAAAGGAGGAATAATAGGAGATTCTATCATTGAAAAAAATAAAAGAATCGAAAAAACATTAAAAAAAATTTTTCATAAATATCAAAATATAATGAATATTATACATCTTCCAAAAGATGTAATTATAGCTGACTCATTTAAAAATGAAGCCAATACCAAAATTGTGTCTATTGATTCTATTCCAAATGGATGGATGGGATTAGATATAGGTCCTTATTCTATAAAAAATTTTTGCAGAATTATAAAAAAATCTAAAACTATTTTATGGAATGGCCCTGTAGGAGTTTTTGAGTTTCCTAATTTTTCTTTAGGAACAAAATCTATAGCAAAAGCCATAGCAAATGCAACTGAAAAAGGAGCATTTTCCATAATAGGAGGAGGAGACTCTATTGCTTCATTAAAAATGGAAAATTGCGAAAAAAAAATAAGTTATTTATCTACTGGAGGGGGAGCTATGTTAGATAGCTTAAAAAATAAAATACTTCCTGGAATAAAAGCAATAATGGAATAG
- a CDS encoding glycogen/starch synthase yields the protein MTGKRILYVSSDLFPFSSENLISLSVLRATKFIQSIGNDVRIFMPRFGVINERRHQLHEVIRLSGINLVINDIDQPLLIKVASIPDARLQVYFIDNEEYFKRKAIDEDENGIFFHDNDERALFFTKGVLETVKKLNWKPDIIHIYGWISSFIPLYIKNFYKNDPVYQNVKIVVSIYNNPFKGSLDKNIIKKIKFDGIKSKKLKLLENPNYFNLIKLCMYFSDAIIKGDLSFPKEIEDYIKINKLLVLKYYPVEKIETVYQQFYKETVLEQIN from the coding sequence ATGACAGGTAAACGTATATTATATGTTTCTTCAGATTTATTTCCCTTTTCTTCAGAAAATCTAATATCGTTATCGGTATTGAGAGCTACTAAATTTATACAATCAATAGGAAACGATGTACGTATATTTATGCCTCGTTTTGGAGTCATCAATGAAAGAAGACATCAATTACATGAAGTCATCCGTTTATCAGGCATAAATTTAGTCATAAATGATATAGACCAGCCTTTATTAATTAAAGTAGCATCTATTCCTGATGCTAGATTACAAGTTTATTTTATAGATAACGAAGAGTATTTCAAAAGAAAAGCAATAGATGAAGATGAAAATGGAATTTTTTTTCACGATAATGATGAAAGAGCTTTATTTTTTACAAAAGGGGTTTTAGAAACTGTAAAAAAGTTGAATTGGAAACCCGATATCATTCATATATATGGATGGATTAGTTCTTTTATCCCTTTGTACATTAAAAATTTTTATAAAAATGATCCAGTATACCAAAATGTCAAAATTGTTGTATCTATTTACAATAATCCTTTTAAAGGATCTTTGGATAAAAATATTATTAAAAAAATAAAATTTGATGGCATCAAATCTAAGAAACTAAAATTGTTAGAAAATCCAAATTATTTTAATCTCATCAAATTATGTATGTATTTTTCTGATGCTATTATAAAAGGTGATCTTTCTTTTCCAAAGGAAATAGAAGATTATATAAAAATAAATAAATTGTTAGTATTAAAATACTACCCTGTAGAAAAGATAGAAACCGTTTATCAACAATTTTATAAAGAAACTGTTTTGGAACAGATCAATTAA
- a CDS encoding PSP1 domain-containing protein, giving the protein MYKPCSDCLNKCAKKENVYKKCYKLHALDWLSNIQSPFEYQKYDFVEIQFKNNRKEFFINPEKIFLNQGDIVTVETKSGIGYDIGIVYLTGELVKLQIRNQTIDSKTLKKIYRKSTYKEINIWKSFRKKELTTILIAKKIIKNFHISMKICDVEYQGDGEKAIFYYTAENRIDFRKLIKEFAFHFHTRIEMRQIGYRQEAAKIGGIGSCGRELCCSTWLKNFKSVTTNSARYQQLSINIQKLTGQCSKLKCCLNYELDAYLDAIKDFPNYDSKIYTEKGIAQCMKIDVFKREMWFSYIKNPNTWFRIKVKKIKEILEKNKITPPLEELSAIHTIQKTELTFKDLSI; this is encoded by the coding sequence ATGTACAAACCATGCTCTGATTGTTTAAATAAATGTGCAAAGAAAGAAAATGTTTATAAAAAATGTTACAAACTTCATGCATTAGATTGGTTATCCAATATTCAATCTCCTTTCGAATATCAAAAATATGATTTTGTAGAAATACAATTCAAAAACAATAGAAAAGAATTTTTTATAAATCCAGAAAAAATATTCCTTAATCAAGGAGATATTGTAACTGTAGAAACAAAATCTGGTATAGGATACGATATAGGTATTGTTTATTTAACTGGAGAATTGGTAAAGTTACAAATAAGAAATCAAACTATTGATTCTAAAACTTTAAAAAAAATATACAGAAAATCAACATACAAAGAAATAAATATTTGGAAATCTTTTAGAAAAAAAGAATTGACTACTATTTTAATAGCTAAAAAAATTATAAAAAATTTTCATATTTCTATGAAAATTTGTGATGTTGAATATCAAGGAGATGGAGAAAAAGCTATTTTTTATTACACAGCTGAAAATAGAATTGATTTTAGAAAACTGATTAAAGAATTTGCTTTTCATTTTCATACACGTATAGAAATGCGTCAAATAGGATATAGACAAGAAGCAGCAAAAATTGGTGGAATTGGTTCTTGTGGTCGTGAACTTTGTTGTTCCACTTGGCTAAAAAATTTTAAAAGTGTAACAACAAATTCAGCAAGATATCAACAACTATCCATAAATATTCAAAAATTAACCGGACAATGTAGTAAATTAAAATGTTGTCTTAATTATGAGTTAGATGCTTATTTAGATGCTATTAAAGATTTTCCGAATTACGATAGTAAAATTTATACAGAAAAAGGAATTGCTCAATGTATGAAAATTGATGTTTTTAAACGAGAAATGTGGTTTTCTTATATCAAGAATCCCAATACTTGGTTCAGAATCAAAGTAAAAAAAATTAAAGAAATTTTAGAAAAAAATAAAATAACACCTCCTTTGGAGGAACTATCAGCTATTCATACTATTCAGAAAACAGAATTAACATTTAAAGATTTATCTATATAA
- the coaD gene encoding pantetheine-phosphate adenylyltransferase translates to MNKKIAVFPGSFDPITLGHYDIIIRALNLFDKIIIAIGKNFDKKNMFSIKKRKKWIQKTFSSLSQKIEIDSFNELTISFCIKKKARFLLRGIRNQLDFEFEKNIFWINKELCKKHIIETVYLFSSYDKSHISSYIVRDIIKNGGDYTMFVPYTVRI, encoded by the coding sequence ATGAATAAAAAAATTGCAGTATTTCCTGGATCTTTTGATCCTATTACTTTAGGGCATTATGATATTATTATTAGGGCTTTGAATTTATTTGATAAAATTATTATAGCTATTGGAAAAAATTTTGATAAAAAAAATATGTTTTCTATTAAAAAAAGAAAAAAATGGATACAAAAAACTTTTTCAAGTTTATCACAAAAAATAGAAATTGATTCATTCAATGAATTAACGATTTCTTTTTGTATAAAAAAAAAAGCTAGATTTTTATTAAGAGGAATTCGAAATCAATTGGATTTTGAGTTTGAAAAAAATATATTTTGGATTAATAAAGAATTATGTAAAAAACATATTATTGAAACAGTTTATCTTTTTTCTTCTTATGATAAATCTCATATTAGTTCTTATATTGTGAGAGATATTATAAAAAATGGAGGAGATTATACTATGTTTGTCCCTTATACAGTTAGAATTTAA
- a CDS encoding superoxide dismutase has protein sequence MSFKLPKLLYSYQDFEPYIDRKTMDIHYNKHHATYTNNLNEAILNTKITNFSIEKILKIAHTESSVIRNNSGGFYNHNLFWEILIPHIKYTHPSTSFDKIIQKNFNSFDLFKKSFSQTAISHFGSGWIWLCVKKDKLEICSTNNQDNPIMYGMGCEGFPILGLDVWEHAYYLQYQNRRLDYISSFWKIVNWKKVEENYIEAINK, from the coding sequence ATGTCATTTAAACTTCCAAAATTACTTTATTCATATCAAGATTTTGAGCCTTATATAGATAGAAAAACTATGGATATTCATTACAATAAACATCATGCTACTTACACCAATAATCTAAATGAGGCTATTTTAAATACTAAAATCACGAATTTTTCCATAGAAAAAATTTTAAAAATAGCTCATACTGAATCTTCAGTAATACGTAATAATAGTGGAGGTTTTTATAATCATAATCTTTTTTGGGAAATATTAATACCTCATATAAAATATACTCATCCTAGCACAAGTTTTGATAAAATTATTCAAAAAAATTTTAATTCTTTTGATCTTTTTAAGAAAAGCTTTTCTCAAACCGCAATAAGTCACTTTGGTTCTGGATGGATTTGGTTATGTGTAAAAAAAGATAAATTAGAAATTTGTTCGACTAACAATCAAGATAATCCTATTATGTACGGAATGGGTTGTGAAGGGTTTCCAATATTAGGATTAGATGTGTGGGAACACGCTTATTATTTACAATATCAAAATCGTCGTTTAGATTATATTTCTTCTTTTTGGAAAATTGTGAATTGGAAAAAAGTAGAAGAAAATTACATCGAAGCTATAAATAAATAA
- a CDS encoding Ig-like domain-containing protein codes for MKILFIFFYFIISCANYKSLSGGDKDLSPPRFLYSTPQNLSTCVKINLKEIKIFFDENIKLYDIHNNIIINPYYIRKYVIFYPINFSKKYISIRLKKTLKKNTTYSIQFHNCIKDDKEGNILPFFKYVFSTGKNIDSIYIKGNVKKNIFELKNKKNLIIGLYHINNCNDIILNKKPDYIAHINYENNQYKITYIKKGKYLLLCFDDKNGNQIHESNKKELVFFKKTFFLLKDKEFDIQISK; via the coding sequence TTGAAAATACTTTTTATTTTTTTTTATTTCATAATTTCTTGTGCTAATTATAAATCTTTATCTGGAGGAGATAAAGATTTATCACCTCCACGTTTTTTGTATTCTACTCCTCAAAATCTCTCTACTTGTGTTAAAATAAATTTAAAAGAAATTAAAATTTTTTTTGATGAAAATATAAAATTGTACGATATACATAACAATATAATTATAAATCCTTATTATATACGTAAATATGTTATTTTTTATCCTATAAATTTTTCTAAAAAATATATTAGCATTCGATTAAAAAAAACTTTAAAAAAAAATACAACTTATAGTATTCAATTTCATAACTGTATTAAAGACGATAAAGAAGGGAATATTTTACCTTTTTTTAAATACGTTTTTTCTACCGGAAAAAATATAGATTCAATTTATATTAAAGGAAATGTGAAAAAAAATATTTTTGAATTAAAAAATAAAAAAAATCTGATAATAGGATTATACCACATTAATAATTGTAACGATATAATTTTGAATAAAAAACCGGATTATATTGCTCATATAAATTATGAAAATAATCAATATAAAATTACATATATAAAAAAAGGAAAATACTTATTACTTTGTTTTGATGACAAAAATGGAAATCAAATACATGAATCAAACAAAAAAGAATTGGTTTTTTTCAAAAAAACTTTTTTTTTATTAAAAGATAAAGAATTTGATATACAAATTTCTAAATGA
- a CDS encoding uroporphyrinogen-III synthase, producing the protein MKINNILISQPLSGGSYTPYIKLSKNKNVNIDFRSFIEVKGASSNDVRKQKINFSDFTVVLFISKKSVDHYFRLAESMRFKVPISMKYICQTEPIAYYLQKYIVFRKRKIHIGNKSFKDILPYIKKHSKEKFLLPSSDILKSEIPDILNQQNIFWKRAILYKTTSSDLSDLKHICYDILVFFSPAEIKSLFDNFPKFDQNNIKIATFGKNTLDAAYKAGLKIDIKVPTPEFPSMSMALEKYIKKLNTIKY; encoded by the coding sequence ATGAAGATAAATAATATTCTGATTTCGCAGCCACTTAGTGGAGGTTCTTATACTCCATATATAAAACTTAGCAAAAATAAAAATGTAAATATTGATTTTCGATCTTTCATAGAGGTAAAAGGAGCATCATCTAATGATGTAAGAAAACAGAAAATTAATTTTTCTGATTTTACCGTAGTTCTTTTTATTAGTAAAAAATCTGTAGATCATTATTTTCGATTGGCAGAATCGATGCGTTTTAAAGTTCCTATTTCTATGAAATATATCTGTCAAACAGAACCTATTGCTTATTATTTACAGAAGTATATTGTCTTTAGAAAAAGAAAAATTCATATTGGGAATAAATCATTTAAAGATATTTTACCTTATATTAAAAAACATTCAAAAGAAAAATTTCTTTTACCTTCTTCGGATATATTAAAATCCGAAATACCTGATATACTCAATCAACAAAATATTTTTTGGAAAAGAGCTATTTTGTATAAAACAACTTCCAGTGATTTATCAGATTTAAAACATATATGTTATGATATTTTAGTTTTTTTTAGTCCAGCAGAAATCAAATCTTTATTTGATAACTTCCCTAAGTTTGATCAAAATAATATAAAAATTGCTACTTTTGGAAAAAATACTTTAGATGCCGCTTATAAAGCTGGATTAAAAATAGATATAAAAGTTCCAACACCAGAATTCCCTTCTATGTCTATGGCTTTAGAGAAATATATTAAAAAATTAAATACAATCAAATATTGA